In a genomic window of Corynebacterium coyleae:
- a CDS encoding metallophosphoesterase → MKKAAAATLAAGASALAWGFTERNNFQLREYTLPLLEPGVLQGRGEFRVLHVSDLHMIPGQKEKVEFVSGLDALDPDLVINTGDNLSDLGGVPWVLDALGPLLNRPGAFVFGTNDYWAPRPVNPLKYLTGAKREPSYVDLPWEGMRAAFMERGWHDATHNRLEFKASGVRLALAGVDDPHHDLDDYPSIAGSPNPDADLAIGLLHAPYRRVLDAFEADGYQLALAGHTHGGQICLPGGRALVTNADIDRERASGLHRYGRMWMEVSNGLGQSKYAPVRLFCPPSASLIRVVERG, encoded by the coding sequence TTGAAGAAAGCCGCCGCAGCCACCCTCGCCGCCGGAGCCTCCGCACTCGCCTGGGGGTTCACCGAACGCAACAACTTCCAACTGCGCGAATACACCCTGCCACTGCTGGAACCAGGCGTGTTGCAGGGGCGCGGGGAGTTTCGGGTGCTGCACGTATCCGACTTGCACATGATCCCCGGACAGAAGGAAAAGGTGGAGTTCGTCTCCGGCCTGGACGCGCTCGACCCGGACCTGGTGATCAACACCGGCGACAACCTGTCGGACCTTGGTGGCGTGCCCTGGGTGCTCGACGCCCTCGGCCCGCTGCTCAACCGCCCCGGCGCGTTTGTGTTCGGCACCAACGACTACTGGGCGCCGCGCCCCGTCAACCCCCTGAAGTACCTCACCGGCGCCAAGCGCGAGCCGTCGTACGTGGACCTGCCGTGGGAAGGCATGCGCGCCGCGTTCATGGAGCGCGGCTGGCACGACGCCACGCATAACCGCCTGGAGTTCAAAGCCTCCGGCGTACGCCTTGCGCTGGCGGGTGTCGACGACCCGCACCACGACCTCGACGACTACCCATCCATCGCCGGCTCGCCGAACCCCGACGCCGACCTGGCCATCGGCCTCCTCCACGCCCCCTACCGGCGCGTACTCGACGCCTTCGAAGCCGACGGCTACCAACTCGCCCTGGCCGGCCACACCCACGGCGGCCAGATCTGCCTACCCGGTGGCCGCGCCCTGGTCACCAACGCCGACATCGACCGCGAACGCGCCTCCGGCCTGCACCGCTACGGCCGCATGTGGATGGAGGTATCCAACGGGCTCGGCCAGTCCAAGTACGCGCCCGTACGCCTGTTCTGCCCACCGTCCGCATCGCTGATCCGGGTCGTCGAGCGCGGGTAG
- a CDS encoding GatB/YqeY domain-containing protein gives MSALKDQIRADLKEAMKAKEKERTGTIRMLLAAIQTAETEGTKHEVDDQEIQKIIAREIKKRRESAEIYQTNGRDDLAETELAEANILEAYQPKQLTDDELAVLIDDTVAETGATSMAQMGQVMKAATAKAAGRADGKRISEAVKARLS, from the coding sequence ATGAGTGCATTGAAAGACCAGATCCGCGCAGACCTCAAGGAAGCCATGAAGGCGAAGGAGAAGGAGCGCACCGGCACGATCCGTATGCTGCTGGCGGCGATCCAGACCGCTGAGACCGAGGGCACGAAGCACGAGGTCGATGATCAGGAGATTCAGAAGATCATCGCACGTGAGATTAAGAAGCGCCGCGAGTCCGCCGAGATCTACCAGACCAACGGCCGCGACGATCTCGCCGAAACCGAGCTTGCCGAGGCGAACATCCTCGAGGCGTACCAGCCAAAGCAGTTGACGGACGATGAGCTCGCAGTGCTTATCGACGACACCGTGGCCGAAACCGGCGCCACCTCCATGGCGCAGATGGGGCAGGTCATGAAGGCCGCCACCGCCAAGGCCGCCGGCCGTGCTGATGGCAAGCGCATCTCCGAGGCTGTCAAGGCCCGCCTGAGCTAG